AATGAAGAAGATTATGAAGTTATAGATGCATCTAACAAATGTGTACTTCCAGGATTTGTAGATTCTCACACTCATTTTATATTTGGTGGCTACAGGGCAGATGAATTTGCTTGGAGACTCCGTGGAGACAGTTATATGGATATAATGGAGAGAGGCGGTGGAATACAAAGTACAGTAACCTCAACAAGGAATTCTTCTGAAGAAGAACTTTATAATGTTGGATTTGAAAGGCTTAATGACATGCTTAAGCTTGGAGTAACAACTGTAGAAGGTAAAAGCGGTTATGGCCTTGATTTTGACACAGAAATAAAGCAGCTTAAGGTTATGAAGAAGCTTAATAAAGATCATGCTATGGACCTGGCAATTACATTTTTAGGTGCACATTCAGTTCCACCTGAATACAAAGGGAAAAATAATGAGTATATTGACTTCATTATAACGAAGGTACTCCCTGTGATTAAAGATGAAAATCTTGCAGAGTTTTGCGATGTTTTTTGTGAAGACAAAGTTTTTTCTATAGATGAATCAAGAAAACTTCTTTTAAAAGCAAAGGAAATGGGTTTTAAACTTAAACTTCATGCGGATGAAATAATCACTCTTGGAGGGTCGGAGCTTGCAGCAGAAGTTGGCGCTATATCAGCCGACCATCTATTGCATGCGTCAGACGATGGAATAAAAGCCATGGCAGAGAAAAAGGTGATTTCTACTCTCCTTCCATGTACTGCATTTTGCTTAAAAGAGCCATATGCAAGGGCAAGGGAAATGATTAGTAGTGGTTGCGCGGTAGCACTGGCATCAGATTTTAATCCAGGGAGCTGTTTTACATATTCAATACCCTTGGTATTTGCAGTGGCAGCTATATATATGAAGATGAGTATGGAAGAGGCTATAACAGCACTTACAATAAACGGTGCTGCTGCTATTGGTAGAGCAGATTCTATTGGAAGTATAGACCCTGGTAAAAAGGGCGATATTGTTATTTTGAAATATCCTTCTTATAATTTTATACCATATAATACAGGCATAAACATTGTAGAGACCGTAATTAAAAATGGGAATGTAGTTGTTAACCTATAATTAATCTTAAATAGTAAAGGAGATAATATTATGGCAAAATTAGTGGAATGTGTTCCAAATTTCAGTGAAGGAAGAGATAAGCAAATAATTGAAAGTATAGTTGATGAGGTAAGAAATACAGAAAATGTAAAACTACTTGACTATTCTTCAGATAAGGATCATAACAGGACAGTTGTTACATTTGTTGCTACACCTGAAGATGCTAAAAATGCGGCTTTTAAGCTAATTAAGAGAGCATCAGAGCTTATAGATATGCGAAATCAACAAGGTGCTCATCCAAGAATGGGTGCTACAGATGTGGTTCCATTTATTCCAATTCAGGATATTACTACAGAAGAATGTATCGAATTGGCTAAAGACCTTGGTAGAAAGGTTGGAGAAGAATTAAATATACCTGTTTATCTTTACGAAGATGCAGCTACTTGTAAGGAACGAACAAATCTTGCTAATATTAGAAAAGGACAGTATGAAGGATTTTTTGAAAAAATAAAACTTCCAGAATGGAAACCTGATTTTGGACCATGTGAGATGAATGAAAAAAGTGGTTGTACAGTTATAGGTGCTAGATTTCCGCTTGTAGCATACAATGTGAACTTAGGCACAGACAATATGGAAATAGCAACTGCTATTGGCAAGAATGTAAGATTTATAGGCGGAGGACTTAGATTTGTAAAGGCTATGGGCGTTAAACTTCATGAAAGAAATATAGTGCAGATTTCTATGAATCTCGTAAATTATGAAAAGACTGCTGTATATAGAGCGCATGAAATGGTTAAGATGGAAGCTCTGCGATATGGCGTTTCAGTTGTAGGTAGTGAAGTTATTGGATTAGTTCCTATGAAAGCATTGATAGATTGTGCTGAATATTACCTTCAAATAGAAAACTTTGATATAAGTCAAATACTTGAAAAAAGAATAGCGGAATAAGGAATTCAAAAAATAATTAAATACGATGAGGGGTTGAATTATATGAATATAGTTCCAAGTGATATTGAAATAGCTCAAAAGGCTAATATGCTACCCATTACAAAAATTGCTGAAAAATACGGAATTGGTGAGGATGAATTAGAATCTTATGGTAAGTACAAGGCAAAGGTCTCTTTAAGTATTTTTAATAGATTAAAAGATGAAGTGGATGGGAAATTGATACTTGTAACAGCCATCACTCCAACCCCTGCAGGTGAGG
This DNA window, taken from Clostridium estertheticum, encodes the following:
- the ftcD gene encoding glutamate formimidoyltransferase: MAKLVECVPNFSEGRDKQIIESIVDEVRNTENVKLLDYSSDKDHNRTVVTFVATPEDAKNAAFKLIKRASELIDMRNQQGAHPRMGATDVVPFIPIQDITTEECIELAKDLGRKVGEELNIPVYLYEDAATCKERTNLANIRKGQYEGFFEKIKLPEWKPDFGPCEMNEKSGCTVIGARFPLVAYNVNLGTDNMEIATAIGKNVRFIGGGLRFVKAMGVKLHERNIVQISMNLVNYEKTAVYRAHEMVKMEALRYGVSVVGSEVIGLVPMKALIDCAEYYLQIENFDISQILEKRIAE
- the hutI gene encoding imidazolonepropionase, with translation MKKKNLLIKNASELVTCSGSKAKYGEEMKNIYTIKNGAVVIEDGIIKAVNTTEEILKIYNEEDYEVIDASNKCVLPGFVDSHTHFIFGGYRADEFAWRLRGDSYMDIMERGGGIQSTVTSTRNSSEEELYNVGFERLNDMLKLGVTTVEGKSGYGLDFDTEIKQLKVMKKLNKDHAMDLAITFLGAHSVPPEYKGKNNEYIDFIITKVLPVIKDENLAEFCDVFCEDKVFSIDESRKLLLKAKEMGFKLKLHADEIITLGGSELAAEVGAISADHLLHASDDGIKAMAEKKVISTLLPCTAFCLKEPYARAREMISSGCAVALASDFNPGSCFTYSIPLVFAVAAIYMKMSMEEAITALTINGAAAIGRADSIGSIDPGKKGDIVILKYPSYNFIPYNTGINIVETVIKNGNVVVNL